Within Candidatus Auribacterota bacterium, the genomic segment GGCAATTTATGTCTGCGTGCCATCATAGAGCGCCGGCAGTGAACCTTAAAGTTAAAAGCATTGCTACCGCTCAACCTACCTAAACCATTGCAATTGTACTTTAGGCCATATTTACCCCTGTATCCTCCATGCCCCATCTATGTTCTCTGTGGTGAAACGTTGGAATTACTTCTATGAAAAATACAGAAACTCCAGAGGCGATATCCAGAGGCGATATCCATTGTGACTGCCGCCTCTTTTTAGTAGGATGTATCCATCAGGTGGAAAGTTATGCAGATGAAACCAGACCTTGTCTACTCGGTCCTGTGCGACGATGTGCGGCAGGAGATGAACGGGAAGTTCATATTCGTCGGCGTCTTTCAGAATATCTGGGCGCAGAATTTCCCCGCCGTGCACCACCGGATCTGTATTGCGAACTCATGGTACAACGGCATCGGCGAATTCCACGCGCGCTCGGCGATCATCTCCCCTGACAAGAAGACAAAGATTATCGAGAGCGTGCCGGTTAAGATTGCCCTCACCGAGGAGAATCGCGGCTCCATCGTGGTGAATTTTTTCCAGAATGTGCGCTTCGCCGAGCCCGGCCTCTACTGGGTGGAGGTCAGCCTGGATGACATGCTCGTGGCCCGGTATCCCTTCCGCGTGAGCACGCCGAGGGCGGTGAAACAGCCGGAAGCCACTGCGTGAGTTCTGCTGCCAGGCAGCGCGTGTCAATGCGAACCTTATTCCTTGCACTCCTCCTGATGTGCGCGGCATCCACCATCGCCGGAAACCAGTTCGAAACGTTCTCCAGGAGCGACAGTGTTCCCGCCTCGATACAAAGAGAGGTAGGCGCCGTTCTCTCTCACGCGGCCCTGGTCCAGGATATCCCTGCCCGGAGGTTTGCCACTGAACTCCGTGTCATGGACATGCTCTTCAATCACCCCGCCCTGACTGCGGAGATCGCCCGCGGGATGGGGCTCGGAGATTTTTATGTGGTGAAGGGGAAAGATGCTGCCTGCCATGTGAGGGAGGGGAAGAGCATCCAGGCGACATTCAGCGAGACCTACCGGGGGGAGGGGCTCCGCCTGTATCATGTCGAGGGCCAGTACTACGGTTCATTTTTTGTCCACCTCTCCGGCGAGGCGCTCCTGCTCACGCGGTACCGCGCGCTTGAGTCGCGGGGCGTCGAGGTGAAGGTTGACGCGGCCCTCTGCGTGGACAATCGCTTCTACGGTTTCCTCGTCTCGTGCTTCGCGCCGCTCTTCCAGCGCCTGGTGGACAGGAGGTTCTCGTTCTACATGGATGTCGCGAAAAAATTGAGCGAGGCCCTTGCGCAGGACCCCGCAGGTGTTTATAATCGTCTCGTGGATCGCGGGGTGTTGAGCGATGAGGAGCGCGCGCAGTTCACACGTTTCTTCATCAACGCGGGGCCGATTGACAATGGACACAGTACAACTGAGAGATGACCGCTGGTGCTTCGCCTGCGGCGAGAACAACCCTCATGGCCTCAAGCTGAAATTCACGCTCGACCAGCAGAAGGTGCTGCGCACCGCATTTACCTTCCGGAAGGAACATCAGGGATACACGGATATCGTCCACGGCGGATTTCTGGGCCTTATCCTCGACGAGATCATGCTCAACCTGGCCTGGCGGCTCGGTATCAAGGCGGTGACCGCGGGGCTGGAACTGCGGTTCAAGAAGGTGGTCCGCGTCGGTGATACGGTGGATTTCAGGGGATGGATCGACGAGCGGAAGAACCGTCTCCTGAGCGCGCAGGCCGAGGCGCGGGACGCGCGGGGCGATGTGGTCGCCACCGCAACGGCAAAGTGCATCGTGTTAAGATAATTGTGATTCCACCACGGAGGCACGGAGGGCACGGAGAAAAGAGTATCGATTGCACAGAAGATAAAAAATATTACAAAGAGTAAAAGAGAATAAGAGTGGAAGGGGGGCGTCTTGTTTCTATTTCTCTTTGTGGTAAAAAGGTTATTCTCTATCTCTGTGTGCTCCGTGTCTCCGTGGTGAAAAAGAAGGTTAAATGAGATGAAAATTGCACTCGCGCAGATCAACCCCACCATTGGCGATTTTTCAGGCAATCTGAAAAAGATCCTCCTCTTTCTCAAAAGGGCCGAGAGGGGCGGGGCCGGCCTCTGCATATTCCCCGAGATGGCGATACCGGGATATCCCGCGCGCGACCTGCTGCTCGACGGAGGTTTCATCGACGAGAACCTGAAGACGCTGGAGCGGCTGGCGAAGCGCGTGGGGAACACCGCCGTCATCGTGGGTTTCGCGGCGCGCACCGGCTCTCGCACCGGCAGGGGCCTCTTTAACGCCGGCGCGCTGATCCGGGAGGGGAAGGTTCAGCTGATTTTTCATAAGATGCTCCTCCCGAGCTACGATGTGTTCGACGAGCTCAGGTACTTCGATCCTGCCTCGCATGTTTCCACTGCGACGATAGGCGGGACGACGATCGGCCTCAGCATCTGCGAGGATATCTGGAATATCCCGGACTTCTGGAAGCAGCGATTCTACTCGGTGGACCCGGTTGAGATGCTCGCCAAGAAGGGCGCAGGGATGCTGGTGACCATCTCCTCCTCGCCGTTTGTCATCGGGCAGCGGACGCTTCGCCACTGCATCCTCAAAAAAATTGCCTCCGGGTACGGGATCCCGGTTTTTTACGTCAATCAGGTCGGAGGGAACGATCAGCTGATTTTCGACGGGTGCAGCATGGCGCTGGATGCGAGAGGGGAAGTGGTCGCCCAGGGGAATCCGTTCGAGGAGGATCTCATTTTCGCGGAGAGTCATCCGGCAGGCCCCACGATCCCCTGGATTGAAGAGCCCGTGGAAGAAACCGTGTACCGCGCGCTGGTCCTTGGAGTGAGGGATTACGCGAGGAAATGCGGTTTTAAGGCGGCGGTCATAGGTTTGAGCGGCGGTATCGATTCGGCGGTCACTGCCTGCATCGCCGTGGAGGCCCTGGGGCGAAAAAACGTCATCGGTATCGCCATGCCGTCCATGTACTCCTCGAAAGCGAGCGTGAAAGACGCGCGGGAGCTCGCGGATAACCTCGGGATACGATTCACCGTGATCCCCATCGCCCGGCTCTACCGCTCCTATATTCAAACGCTGAGGCCGGTCTTTCGCCGGCTCCGCCAGGACGAGACCGAGGAGAATATCCAGGCCCGCATTCGAGGCAATATCCTCATGGCGCTCTCAAATAAATTCGGCTACCTCGTCCTTTCGACAGGAAACAAATCGGAGGTGGCAGTTGGTTACTGCACCCTCTACGGAGATATGACAGGCGGCCTCGCGGCCCTCTCTGATGTACCCAAGACACTCGTGTACGGGCTCTCGCACTACATCAACCAGCACGCCGAGATCATCCCGGAGAGTTGTATCGTGAAGGATCCCTCCGCCGAGCTCAAACCCGGCCAGAAGGATCAGGATAGCCTACCCCCCTACGATGTCCTCGACGCGGTTCTGACCCGCTACGTGGAGAAGCGGGAGAAGCCCGGGGAGATCATCGCCGCGGGATACGACAGGAAGCTCGTATGGGATATCATTTGCCGGGTCGAGCGGAATGAGTACAAGAGAAACCAGGCCCCCCCTGGCTTGAAAGTCACCTCGAAGGCGTTCGGTCCCGGCCGGCGCATCCCTCTGGCGCAAAAGTACTATTAGCCTGATCTATTCACCAACCACTGAAATTGCGCCTGCTCACCTTCGGTGTTTTCTATCCACGGATTGCGCGGATTACACTGAGTGCAACCACAGCAAAAAGTTGAAAGTACAAAGTTCAAAATGCAGCTGCCTCCTTTGGCTTTCAGCTTTAAACTTTAGGCTGTTTTTGCATCCGTGAAAATCGGTGAAATCCGTGGATGTAACCTCCTTATAATTAGCATTTGATCAATCCAGAGAATCCGCGGTGATTTATTGCTTGTCCATGAATAATCCAGGTTAAAAGGATTGCTTCGGCAGTCAGTTCGATCGGAATGAGAGGGGGAAGACGTCATGCGCCCCCGCCGCGCAGCGCTTCGGCGAGTTCCTGGTGCCTCTTGGAATTTTTCCGGTCTCCCAGGAGCGAATATGCCCGAGAGAGCAGGAGGTGCCCCCTGACCCTCTCGTCCACGTATCTGGTGGGAGGACTCTCCAGCGCCTTCTCGACGATATCCGCCGCAGCGCGGGGCTCGTTCCTTTGCAGCGCGATCTCACCGCGATTGATGAGGGCGCGGGTGTTGCCGGGATAGAGCTCAAGGATCCTGCCAAGGACGGCCTCAGCCCTCGGGAGGTCCAGAGCGGCAATTTTTCCCTCCGCCAGGTTGATCAGTGCAGTGTAGGTATCAGGCCCCCGTTTCAAGGCCGCGGCGAGCTCGCCGTGGTAACGGGCTGTTTCTTCCCTGCCGAGCGAGCGGTGAGCGGCCTCGAGCACCTCGTGGGCGTGCGCCTGTTCAAACGCGAAGTACGCCGGCATCCGCGGGAGCGTTTCTTCGCAGAGCCTGAGAGCGGAACCCGCGTCCCCGCGCCTGAGGGTGAGTTCGGCGTAGCCTATGGCGATACGCGTGTTGCCCGGGTATCGCTGCGCGAGGGCGTCGAGCTTCGCCTCGGCGTCATCGGTGCGGCCCAGCCGCAGGTAGAGCTCAGCGAGGCTGATCACCCCCTGGAAAGAATCGCCGACCCGCTTGAAACATTCCTCGGCCTGCTGAAGCTCGCCTGATTCGACGAGCGCCCATCCGAGCAGCCCGATGAGATCAGTGTCATCCTTTTTGAATTGGAGCGCCCCCTCATAAAAGCGCGAGGCCTCGGGCCATCTCCCCATCTTGGCGTAGAGCCTTCCCAGGTCCTTGCACCGGCGGTAATTCGGCCCGAACTCCTCTATCGCTTCGAGGAGGTTTTTCGCCCCCCGCTCAAAATCTCTCAGTTTCTCAACGAGGAGGAAATGGATGCGTTGGTGGCTCAGTTCCTTGAGCGCGCTCCCCTTCGCGACCCCGCGGTAGAGCTTCACCGCGCGCTCATACATTTCATTTTCCCGGCATATCTTTTCCACCTTCTCGTAGGGGACGAGGTCCTCCGGGTGGGCCTGTATGATCCCCTGGTAGAGCTCGATCGCGCGTTCGGTTTCTCCCGCCTCATGGTATGTTTTCGCGAGATGGCTCTGGATGCCGCTGTCGCCGGGATGCAGCTCGATCCCCTCCTTGAGGATCGCGGCCGCGCTCGCGTACTGTTTATCCTTGCGCATCAACTCTGCGAGCTGCTTGAAGTTGGAGACCTGCTGGGGGCGCTCGGTGATGATCTGATACAGCTTCTTTTTCTCGGGGGTGTCAATGTCGCTCAGGAAGGTTTTGCGTTTCATTCACTCGCCGGTTTCGCCTTGCCGGTGTCTTTTTTTGTTTCTTTTTTCGGGCTGGCGGCTTCTCGTTCCTTCTTCTCCGCCTCGCGGTAGCCCTTGCTGCGATAGTCAGTGGCGTAAAAGCCGGAGCCCTTGAAGAGTATCCCGGCCCCCGCGCTGATCAGGCGCTGGAGTCTGCCACGGCAGCGCGGGCATGATCTCAGCGGCGGCGCGCTGATGGGCTGGAAACGCTCGAGGCGGTGGCCGCATTTCTGGCATTCATACTCGTACGTGGGCATAATGATCACCCGATGGTGTTGGCGCGTTCAGCGCGCTCCTCGTGTCGTGGCGAGTGGGGTGCGTTTGCTTCGGTAAAATGCCGCACGCTCCTCACACGGGAGGGGTGCAAGCCGTTGACCGGGCGCCGCTCAGCGCTCTTCCCTCACCTATTCCTTCGGCTCCTCAGCCTGTGGGGCAGCGGGTTTCGGGATGGCCTCCGGTTTGAGGCCGAGGTAGATCAGCGTCCCTGAAACGCACCAGATAACCAGGGGGAGAGATGACAGGGAAA encodes:
- a CDS encoding PaaI family thioesterase translates to MDTVQLRDDRWCFACGENNPHGLKLKFTLDQQKVLRTAFTFRKEHQGYTDIVHGGFLGLILDEIMLNLAWRLGIKAVTAGLELRFKKVVRVGDTVDFRGWIDERKNRLLSAQAEARDARGDVVATATAKCIVLR
- a CDS encoding NAD+ synthase, producing MKIALAQINPTIGDFSGNLKKILLFLKRAERGGAGLCIFPEMAIPGYPARDLLLDGGFIDENLKTLERLAKRVGNTAVIVGFAARTGSRTGRGLFNAGALIREGKVQLIFHKMLLPSYDVFDELRYFDPASHVSTATIGGTTIGLSICEDIWNIPDFWKQRFYSVDPVEMLAKKGAGMLVTISSSPFVIGQRTLRHCILKKIASGYGIPVFYVNQVGGNDQLIFDGCSMALDARGEVVAQGNPFEEDLIFAESHPAGPTIPWIEEPVEETVYRALVLGVRDYARKCGFKAAVIGLSGGIDSAVTACIAVEALGRKNVIGIAMPSMYSSKASVKDARELADNLGIRFTVIPIARLYRSYIQTLRPVFRRLRQDETEENIQARIRGNILMALSNKFGYLVLSTGNKSEVAVGYCTLYGDMTGGLAALSDVPKTLVYGLSHYINQHAEIIPESCIVKDPSAELKPGQKDQDSLPPYDVLDAVLTRYVEKREKPGEIIAAGYDRKLVWDIICRVERNEYKRNQAPPGLKVTSKAFGPGRRIPLAQKYY
- a CDS encoding tetratricopeptide repeat protein, coding for MKRKTFLSDIDTPEKKKLYQIITERPQQVSNFKQLAELMRKDKQYASAAAILKEGIELHPGDSGIQSHLAKTYHEAGETERAIELYQGIIQAHPEDLVPYEKVEKICRENEMYERAVKLYRGVAKGSALKELSHQRIHFLLVEKLRDFERGAKNLLEAIEEFGPNYRRCKDLGRLYAKMGRWPEASRFYEGALQFKKDDTDLIGLLGWALVESGELQQAEECFKRVGDSFQGVISLAELYLRLGRTDDAEAKLDALAQRYPGNTRIAIGYAELTLRRGDAGSALRLCEETLPRMPAYFAFEQAHAHEVLEAAHRSLGREETARYHGELAAALKRGPDTYTALINLAEGKIAALDLPRAEAVLGRILELYPGNTRALINRGEIALQRNEPRAAADIVEKALESPPTRYVDERVRGHLLLSRAYSLLGDRKNSKRHQELAEALRGGGA
- a CDS encoding zinc ribbon domain-containing protein yields the protein MPTYEYECQKCGHRLERFQPISAPPLRSCPRCRGRLQRLISAGAGILFKGSGFYATDYRSKGYREAEKKEREAASPKKETKKDTGKAKPASE